In Zalophus californianus isolate mZalCal1 chromosome 17, mZalCal1.pri.v2, whole genome shotgun sequence, one DNA window encodes the following:
- the FIZ1 gene encoding flt3-interacting zinc finger protein 1 isoform X2 — protein sequence MDDAPLPVPPVPAPAPAPAPPAAAPRVPFHCSECGKSFRYRSDLRRHFARHTALKPHACPRCGKGFKHSFNLANHLRSHTGERPYRCSACPKGFRDSTGLLHHQVVHTGEKPYCCLVCELRFSSRSSLGRHLKRQHRGVLPSPLQPGPGLPALSAPCSVCCNVGPCSVCGGAGAGGGEGPEGAGAGPGSWGLAEAAAAAAASLPPFACGACARRFDHGRELAAHWAAHTDVKPFKCPRCERDFNAPALLERHKLTHDLQGPGAPPVQAWAPGASAGPDPAGDSGGTAEVGNSQAAWDGGLLLGHAGGSVPELAGLLPEGGGEAPAPVAAAEASEDTLYQCDCGTFFASAAALASHLEAHSGPATYGCGHCGALYAALAALEEHRRASHGEGGGAEAAPVAPEGEPASGEAASGSGRGKKIFGCSECEKLFRSPRDLERHVLVHTGEKPFPCLECGKFFRHECYLKRHRLLHGTERPFPCHICGKGFITLSNLSRHLKLHRGMD from the exons ATGGATGATGCCCCGCTGCCAGTGCCCCCggtccctgcccctgccccggccccagCACCTCCCGCTGCTGCTCCCCGGGTCCCATTTCACTGCAGTGAATGCGGCAAGAGCTTCCGCTACCGCTCAGACCTTCGGCGCCACTTCGCCCGGCACACTGCACTCAAACCCCATGCGTGTCCACGCTGTGGCAAGGGCTTCAAACACAGCTTCAACCTGGCCAACCACCTGCGTTCACACACCGGCGAGCGGCCCTACCGCTGCTCTGCCTGCCCTAAAGGGTTCCGAGACTCCACCGGCCTGCTGCACCACCAG gtcGTCCACACTGGTGAGAAGCCCTACTGCTGCCTGGTCTGTGAGCTCCGCTTCTCCTCGCGCTCCAGCCTGGGCCGCCACCTCAAGCGCCAGCACCGTGGGGTGCTCCCGTCCCCACTGCAACCCGGCCCAGGCCTGCCGGCCCTGAGCGCACCCTGCTCCGTCTGCTGCAATGTGGGGCCCTGCTCAGTGTGCGGGGGGGCAGGGGCCGGTGGCGGAGAGGGCCCAGAGGGGGCCGGGGCAGGCCCGGGCAGCTGGGGGCTGGCAGaggcggccgccgccgccgccgcctcgctGCCCCCTTTTGCGTGCGGAGCCTGCGCACGGCGCTTTGACCACGGCCGTGAGCTGGCGGCCCACTGGGCTGCGCACACAGATGTGAAGCCCTTCAAGTGCCCGCGCTGCGAGCGCGACTTCAACGCCCCCGCGCTGCTGGAGCGGCACAAGCTGACGCACGACCTGCAGGGCCCGGGCGCGCCCCCGGTGCAGGCCTGGGCCCCGGGGGCCAGCGCTGGGCCCGACCCAGCCGGCGACAGCGGCGGCACTGCGGAAGTGGGCAACTCCCAAGCGGCCTGGGACGGCGGGCTGCTCCTGGGCCACGCTGGGGGCAGCGTGCCCGAGCTCGCGGGGCTGCTCCCCGAAGGCGGCGGGGAGGCCCCTGCCCCGGTGGCCGCGGCCGAGGCGTCGGAAGACACCCTGTACCAGTGCGACTGCGGGACCTTCTTCGCATCAGCCGCAGCGCTGGCCAGCCACCTGGAGGCCCACTCGGGCCCCGCCACGTACGGCTGCGGCCACTGCGGGGCCCTGTACGCGGCGCTGGCTGCCCTGGAGGAGCACCGGCGGGCCAGCCACGGCGAGGGCGGCGGAGCGGAGGCGGCCCCTGTGGCCCCGGAGGGGGAGCCCGCGTCTGGCGAGGCCGCGTCCGGCTCCGGCCGGGGCAAGAAGATCTTCGGCTGCTCCGAGTGCGAGAAGCTGTTCCGCTCGCCGCGTGACCTGGAGCGCCACGTGCTGGTGCACACGGGCGAGAAGCCGTTCCCGTGCCTCGAGTGCGGCAAGTTCTTCCGCCACGAGTGCTACCTCAAGCGCCACCGGCTGCTGCATGGCACCGAGAGGCCCTTCCCCTGCCACATTTGTGGCAAGGGCTTCATCACGCTCAGCAACCTCTCACGGCACCTGAAGCTGCACCGGGGCATGGACTGA
- the FIZ1 gene encoding flt3-interacting zinc finger protein 1 isoform X1 codes for MSPPCSTESLHLLLPSHHAIMDDAPLPVPPVPAPAPAPAPPAAAPRVPFHCSECGKSFRYRSDLRRHFARHTALKPHACPRCGKGFKHSFNLANHLRSHTGERPYRCSACPKGFRDSTGLLHHQVVHTGEKPYCCLVCELRFSSRSSLGRHLKRQHRGVLPSPLQPGPGLPALSAPCSVCCNVGPCSVCGGAGAGGGEGPEGAGAGPGSWGLAEAAAAAAASLPPFACGACARRFDHGRELAAHWAAHTDVKPFKCPRCERDFNAPALLERHKLTHDLQGPGAPPVQAWAPGASAGPDPAGDSGGTAEVGNSQAAWDGGLLLGHAGGSVPELAGLLPEGGGEAPAPVAAAEASEDTLYQCDCGTFFASAAALASHLEAHSGPATYGCGHCGALYAALAALEEHRRASHGEGGGAEAAPVAPEGEPASGEAASGSGRGKKIFGCSECEKLFRSPRDLERHVLVHTGEKPFPCLECGKFFRHECYLKRHRLLHGTERPFPCHICGKGFITLSNLSRHLKLHRGMD; via the exons ATGtctcctccctgctccacagagagcCTCCATTTGCTACTGCCTTCGCACCACGCCATCATGGATGATGCCCCGCTGCCAGTGCCCCCggtccctgcccctgccccggccccagCACCTCCCGCTGCTGCTCCCCGGGTCCCATTTCACTGCAGTGAATGCGGCAAGAGCTTCCGCTACCGCTCAGACCTTCGGCGCCACTTCGCCCGGCACACTGCACTCAAACCCCATGCGTGTCCACGCTGTGGCAAGGGCTTCAAACACAGCTTCAACCTGGCCAACCACCTGCGTTCACACACCGGCGAGCGGCCCTACCGCTGCTCTGCCTGCCCTAAAGGGTTCCGAGACTCCACCGGCCTGCTGCACCACCAG gtcGTCCACACTGGTGAGAAGCCCTACTGCTGCCTGGTCTGTGAGCTCCGCTTCTCCTCGCGCTCCAGCCTGGGCCGCCACCTCAAGCGCCAGCACCGTGGGGTGCTCCCGTCCCCACTGCAACCCGGCCCAGGCCTGCCGGCCCTGAGCGCACCCTGCTCCGTCTGCTGCAATGTGGGGCCCTGCTCAGTGTGCGGGGGGGCAGGGGCCGGTGGCGGAGAGGGCCCAGAGGGGGCCGGGGCAGGCCCGGGCAGCTGGGGGCTGGCAGaggcggccgccgccgccgccgcctcgctGCCCCCTTTTGCGTGCGGAGCCTGCGCACGGCGCTTTGACCACGGCCGTGAGCTGGCGGCCCACTGGGCTGCGCACACAGATGTGAAGCCCTTCAAGTGCCCGCGCTGCGAGCGCGACTTCAACGCCCCCGCGCTGCTGGAGCGGCACAAGCTGACGCACGACCTGCAGGGCCCGGGCGCGCCCCCGGTGCAGGCCTGGGCCCCGGGGGCCAGCGCTGGGCCCGACCCAGCCGGCGACAGCGGCGGCACTGCGGAAGTGGGCAACTCCCAAGCGGCCTGGGACGGCGGGCTGCTCCTGGGCCACGCTGGGGGCAGCGTGCCCGAGCTCGCGGGGCTGCTCCCCGAAGGCGGCGGGGAGGCCCCTGCCCCGGTGGCCGCGGCCGAGGCGTCGGAAGACACCCTGTACCAGTGCGACTGCGGGACCTTCTTCGCATCAGCCGCAGCGCTGGCCAGCCACCTGGAGGCCCACTCGGGCCCCGCCACGTACGGCTGCGGCCACTGCGGGGCCCTGTACGCGGCGCTGGCTGCCCTGGAGGAGCACCGGCGGGCCAGCCACGGCGAGGGCGGCGGAGCGGAGGCGGCCCCTGTGGCCCCGGAGGGGGAGCCCGCGTCTGGCGAGGCCGCGTCCGGCTCCGGCCGGGGCAAGAAGATCTTCGGCTGCTCCGAGTGCGAGAAGCTGTTCCGCTCGCCGCGTGACCTGGAGCGCCACGTGCTGGTGCACACGGGCGAGAAGCCGTTCCCGTGCCTCGAGTGCGGCAAGTTCTTCCGCCACGAGTGCTACCTCAAGCGCCACCGGCTGCTGCATGGCACCGAGAGGCCCTTCCCCTGCCACATTTGTGGCAAGGGCTTCATCACGCTCAGCAACCTCTCACGGCACCTGAAGCTGCACCGGGGCATGGACTGA
- the ZNF524 gene encoding zinc finger protein 524, with protein sequence MDTPSPDPLPSPLPGEEEKPLALSPPVPRGRRGRRPGGATSSNRTLKATLPRKRGRPPKSGQEPPLAQGVTAPVDSGGGSDLLLIDDQGVPYTLSEGSAAGLPEGSGPKKAPHFCPVCLRAFPYLSDLERHSISHSELKPHECKDCGKTFKRSSHLRRHCNIHAGLRPFRCPLCPRRFREAGELAHHHRVHSGERPYQCPVCRLRFTEANTLRRHAKRKHPEAMGVPLCSPDPGPEPPWDDEGIPATAGTQEEVEEPEGKERA encoded by the coding sequence ATGGACACCCCCAGCCCAGACCCGTTGCCTTCGCCTTTGCCCGGGGAGGAAGAGAAACCTCTGGCCTTATCTCCTCCTGTACCCCGGGGCCGCCGAGGCCGGCGTCCCGGGGGGGCCACCTCCTCGAATCGGACGCTCAAGGCCACCCTCCCTCGCAAGCGGGGCCGCCCCCCCAAGTCAGGGCAGGAGCCCCCGCTGGCACAAGGGGTGACAGCCCCTGTGGACAGCGGCGGTGGCAGCGACCTCCTGCTGATCGATGATCAGGGTGTGCCCTATACGCTCTCTGAGGGGTCAGCGGCAGGTTTGCCTGAGGGCTCTGGCCCTAAGAAGGCCCCGCACTTCTGCCCGGTGTGCCTGCGGGCCTTCCCCTACCTCTCCGACCTGGAACGCCACAGCATCTCGCACTCAGAGCTGAAGCCGCATGAGTGCAAGGATTGCGGCAAGACCTTCAAGCGGTCCAGCCACCTGCGGCGGCACTGCAACATCCATGCCGGCCTTCGGCCCTTCCGCTGCCCATTGTGCCCTCGCCGCTTCCGCGAGGCGGGCGAGCTGGCCCACCACCACCGTGTCCACTCCGGGGAGCGCCCTTACCAGTGCCCTGTCTGCCGGCTGCGCTTCACGGAGGCCAACACGCTCCGGCGCCATGCCAAACGCAAGCACCCCGAGGCCATGGGGGTACCCCTGTGTTCCCCGGACCCAGGGCCTGAACCACCGTGGGACGACGAGGGCATTCCGGCTACGGCGGGGAcccaggaggaggtggaggagccGGAGGGGAAAGAGCGGGCTTGA
- the ZNF865 gene encoding LOW QUALITY PROTEIN: zinc finger protein 865 (The sequence of the model RefSeq protein was modified relative to this genomic sequence to represent the inferred CDS: deleted 1 base in 1 codon), translating into MEANAAGSAAGGGGGSGIGGEDGVHFQSYPFDFLEFLNHQRFEPMELYGEHAKAVAALPCAPGPPPQPPPQPPPPQYDYPPQATFKPKAEAPSSSSSSSSSSSSSSSSSSQAKKPDPPLPPAFGPPPPPLFDAAFPAPQWGIVDLSGHQHLFGNLKRGGPASGPGVTPGLASPTGTPGPLPAPSQTPPGPAAGAACDPSKDDKGYFRRLKYLMERRFPCGVCQKSFKQSSHLVQHMLVHSGERPYECGVCGRTYNHVSSLIRHRRCHKDVPPAAGGPPQPGAPLPPLGLPAAGAPPTAAPTPVSSGPPAPPAATAAGAATVAATVAEGTGAPAGVGVPPPAAGGGEGPFACPLCWKVFKKPSHLHQHQIIHTGEKPFSCSVCSKSFNRRESLKRHVKTHSADLLRLPCGVCGKAFRDAAYLLKHQAAHAGAGAAGPRPVYPCDLCGKSYSAPQSLLRHKAAHAPPAAPDAPKDVGASVPQPPPAFPAGPYLLPPDPPATDSEKAAAAAAAVVYGAVPVPLLGAHPLLLGGAGTSGAGGSSASVPGKTFCCGICGRGFGRRETLKRHERIHTGEKPHQCPVCGKRFRESFHLSKHHVVHTRERPYKCELCGKVFGYPQSLTRHRQVHRLQLPCALAGAAGLPATQGAPGACGPGASATSAGAADALSYACSDCGEHFPDLFHVMSHKEAHMAEKPYGCDACGKTFGFIENLMWHKLVHQAAPERLLPPAPGGPQTQDGSSSADAASVLDNGLAGEVGAAVAALAGVSGGDDASGTAVAGGGGGASSGPERFSCATCGQSFKHFLGLVTHKYVHLVRRTLGCGLCGQSFAGAYDLLLHRRSHRQKRGFRCPVCGKRFWEAALLMRHQRCHTEQRPYRCGVCGRGFLRSWYLRQHRVVHTGERAFKCGVCAKRFAQSSSLAEHRRLHAVARPQRCGACGKTFRYRSNLLEHQRLHLGERAYRCEHCGKGFFYLSSVLRHQRAHEPPRPELRCPACLKAFKDPGYFRKHLAAHQGGRPFRCSSCGEGFANTYGLKKHRLAHKAEGLGGPGAGAGTLAGKDA; encoded by the exons ATGGAGGCAAACGCAGCCGGCAGCGCCGCCGGGGGTGGCGGGGGCAGCGGCATAGGGGGCGAGGACGGGGTTCACTTCCAGAGCTACCCCTTCGACTTCCTGGAGTTCCTCAACCACCAGCGCTTTGAGCCCATGGAACTCTACGGGGAGCACGCCAAGGCGGTGGCCGCGCTGCCCTGCGCCCCCGGGCCGccgccccagcccccgccccagcctcctCCGCCCCAGTACGACTACCCGCCCCAGGCCACCTTCAAGCCCAAGGCGGAGGCACCGTCGTCGTCCTCCTCGTCCTCGTCGTCCTCGTCGTCGTCCTCATCCTCTTCCTCGCAGGCCAAGAAGCCCGACCCGCCTCTGCCGCCCGCCTtcggc ccccccccgccccccctatTTGATGCTGCGTTCCCCGCCCCGCAGTGGGGCATCGTCGACCTCTCTGGACACCAGCACCTTTTTGGGAACCTGAAGCGCGGAGGGCCTGCATCCGGGCCGGGGGTGACGCCGGGGCTGGCGTCCCCCACTGGGACCCCGGGGCCGCTTCCCGCCCCCTCCCAGACCCCGCCCGGACCTGCCGCGGGGGCAGCCTGCGACCCAAGCAAGGACGACAAGGGCTACTTCCGCAGGCTGAAGTACCTGATGGAGCGGCGCTTCCCCTGCGGCGTGTGTCAGAAGTCCTTCAAGCAGTCCTCGCACCTGGTCCAGCACATGCTGGTGCACTCGGGGGAGCGGCCGTACGAGTGTGGCGTCTGCGGCCGCACCTACAACCACGTGTCCAGCCTCATCCGCCACCGCCGCTGCCACAAGGACGTGCCGCCCGCCGCCGGGGGCCCGCCGCAGCCGGGGGCGCCGCTTCCGCCGCTGGGCCTGCCCGCGGCCGGCGCgccccccaccgccgcccccacccccgtgtCCTCcggcccccctgccccgcccgccgccaccgccgccggaGCTGCCACCGTGGCCGCCACCGTCGCGGAAGGCACCGGTGCCCCCGCCGGGGTGGGCGTCCCCCCTCCCGCGGCGGGGGGTGGCGAGGGCCCGTTTGCCTGCCCGCTCTGCTGGAAGGTCTTCAAGAAGCCCAGCCACCTCCACCAGCACCAGATCATCCACACCGGCGAGAAGCCCTTCTCGTGCTCGGTGTGCAGCAAGAGCTTCAACCGCAGGGAGAGCCTCAAGCGGCATGTGAAGACGCACTCGGCGGACCTCCTGCGCCTGCCGTGCGGCGTCTGCGGAAAGGCCTTCCGCGACGCCGCCTACCTGCTCAAGCACCAGGCGGCGCACGCGGGCGCAGGCGCGGCGGGGCCTCGGCCTGTGTACCCCTGCGACCTGTGTGGCAAGTCCTACTCTGCACCCCAGAGCCTGCTCCGGCACAAGGCCGCGCACGCCCCACCCGCTGCCCCCGACGCGCCCAAGGACGTAGGGGCCTCCGTCCCGCAGCCCCCGCCCGCCTTCCCTGCGGGCCCCTACCTCCTGCCTCCTGACCCTCCGGCCACAGATAGCGAGAAGGccgcggcggcagcggcggcagtGGTCTACGGCGCCGTGCCCGTCCCGCTGCTGGGGGCCCACCCGCTGCTGCTTGGCGGGGCTGGGACCAGCGGGGCCGGGGGCTCCAGCGCCAGCGTCCCTGGAAAGACATTCTGTTGTGGCATCTGCGGGCGGGGCTTCGGGCGGCGCGAGACTCTGAAGCGCCACGAGCGCATCCACACCGGCGAGAAGCCCCACCAGTGTCCCGTGTGCGGGAAGCGCTTCCGGGAGTCCTTCCACCTGAGCAAACACCACGTGGTGCACACCCGCGAGCGGCCCTACAAGTGTGAACTCTGCGGCAAGGTCTTTGGCTACCCACAGAGCCTCACCCGCCACCGCCAGGTGCACCGGCTCCAGCTGCCCTGCGCCCTGGCCGGGGCTGCCGGCCTCCCGGCCACCCAGGGCGCGCCAGGGGCCTGTGGACCGGGCGCCTCGGCTACTTCTGCGGGGGCCGCGGATGCACTGAGCTACGCCTGCTCGGACTGCGGCGAGCACTTCCCCGATCTCTTCCACGTGATGAGCCACAAGGAGGCTCACATGGCAGAGAAGCCCTACGGCTGTGATGCGTGCGGCAAGACCTTCGGCTTCATCGAGAATCTCATGTGGCACAAGCTAGTCCACCAGGCAGCCCCTGAGCGCCTGCTCCCGCCTGCACCCGGCGGCCCTCAGACCCAGGATGGCTCCAGCAGTGCCGACGCGGCCAGTGTGCTGGACAACGGGCTGGCGGGAGAGGTGGGGGCGGCTGTGGCAGCACTGGCAGGGGTGTCCGGGGGTGATGACGCCAGCGGGACGGCGGtggctgggggcggtgggggtgcCAGTTCAGGTCCTGAGCGTTTCAGCTGTGCCACGTGTGGCCAGAGCTTCAAGCATTTCCTGGGCCTGGTGACTCACAAGTATGTGCACCTGGTGCGGCGGACCCTAGGCTGTGGCCTCTGTGGCCAGAGCTTCGCTGGTGCCTACGACCTGCTCCTGCACCGCCGCAGCCACCGGCAGAAACGGGGCTTCCGCTGCCCAGTGTGCGGCAAGCGCTTCTGGGAGGCAGCCCTGCTGATGCGCCACCAGCGCTGCCACACCGAGCAGCGGCCCTACCGGTGCGGTGTGTGCGGTCGAGGCTTCCTGCGCTCCTGGTACCTGCGGCAGCATCGCGTGGTGCACACGGGCGAGCGCGCCTTCAAGTGCGGCGTGTGCGCCAAGCGCTTCGCGCAGTCTTCCAGCCTGGCGGAGCACCGGCGGCTGCACGCTGTGGCCCGGCCCCAGCGCTGCGGCGCCTGCGGCAAGACCTTCCGCTACCGCTCCAACCTGCTGGAGCACCAGCGGCTGCACCTGGGGGAGCGCGCCTACCGCTGCGAGCACTGCGGGAAGGGCTTCTTCTACCTGAGCTCCGTGCTGCGCCACCAGCGCGCCCATGAGCCGCCGCGGCCTGAGCTCCGCTGCCCCGCCTGCCTCAAGGCCTTCAAGGACCCTGGCTACTTCCGTAAGCACCTGGCGGCCCACCAGGGCGGCCGGCCCTTCCGCTGCTCCTCCTGCGGCGAGGGCTTCGCCAACACCTATGGCCTCAAGAAACATCGCCTGGCTCATAAAGCCGAGGGTCTCGGGggtcctggggcgggggcgggcacCTTGGCCGGAAAGGACGCCTGA
- the ZNF784 gene encoding zinc finger protein 784, with amino-acid sequence MAAARPETPSPSSAAPEPRSPETPDLVLVPDDGRPATPPSDLIEIQVVKVTDTTLVPEPPEPGSLHCALCPAAFRLVSELLFHEHGHLAGAEGGGQGGDPSRCHVCGHSCPGPASLRAHYSLHTGERPYRCPLCPRAFKALAPLLRHQHRHGVEPGTSQRPPEAAAAREQRPAVPQERSEVVMAAAAAGAAVGKPFACRFCAKPFRRSSDMRDHERVHTGERPYHCGICGKGFTQSSVLSGHARIHTGERPFRCALCDRTFNNSSNFRKHQRTHFHGPGPGDSGSQLASGPEGLGSGCGPGNSLEEGQGEVAKVKVEVDQ; translated from the exons ATGGCCGCCGCGCGCCCGGAGACCCCGAGTCCGAGCTCAGCGGCCCCGGAGCCGCGATCCCCGGAGACGCCGGACCTG gtcCTGGTGCCAGATGATGGCCGCCCCGCCACACCCCCGAGTGACCTCATCGAGATCCAGGTGGTGAAGGTGACAGACACCACGCTGGTGCCCGAGCCCCCGGAGCCAGGTTCCCTCCACTGTGCCTTGTGCCCAGCTGCCTTCCGGCTGGTCTCTGAGCTGCTGTTCCACGAACATGGCCACCTGGCGGGGGCAGAGGGCGGCGGGCAGGGTGGGGACCCCAGCCGGTGTCATGTGTGTGGCCACAGCTGTCCGGGCCCCGCCAGCCTCCGCGCGCACTACAGCCTGCACACGGGGGAGCGGCCCTACCGCTGCCCACTCTGCCCCCGGGCCTTCAAGGCCCTGGCACCTCTGCTGCGGCACCAGCACCGACACGGGGTGGAGCCAGGGACCTCTCAGAGGCCTCCGGAGGCGGCAGCGGCTCGAGAACAGAGGCCCGCGGTGCCCCAGGAGAGGTCGGAGGTGGTGATGGCGGCAGCAGCAGCGGGCGCGGCGGTGGGGAAGCCTTTCGCCTGCAGGTTCTGCGCCAAGCCCTTCCGCCGCTCCTCAGACATGCGCGACCACGAGCGGGTGCACACGGGCGAGCGGCCCTACCACTGCGGCATCTGCGGCAAGGGCTTCACGCAGTCCTCGGTGCTGAGTGGCCACGCGCGCATCCACACCGGGGAGCGCCCCTTCCGCTGCGCCCTGTGTGATCGCACTTTCAACAACTCCTCTAACTTCCGCAAGCACCAGCGCACCCACTTCCACGGGCCAGGACCGGGGGACTCTGGCAGCCAGCTGGCCTCAGGGCCCGAGGGGCTAGGGAGTGGGTGTGGGCCAGGAAACAGTCTGGAAGAAGGGCAAGGGGAGGTGGCCAAGGTGAAGGTGGAGGTCGACCAGTAG